The following nucleotide sequence is from Psychroflexus torquis ATCC 700755.
ATTTTTGTGTTGTTCTCATAATTGATACCTGTTTTGTGAGCATAGGAATCGCTACTGCAAAATCCTTGTCTCTTTGATTGATGTGTACTTTTCGTTCTGAAAGCAATTGATAACGCTGTTTAATATTTTCTAAACCAACGCCACCACTCTTCTTTACTATTTGTTTGAGCTGCAGATTATTCATCACCACCAAGTGATCTCCATCTTCGTATATTTTTATATGCAAGGGTTTGCTCGATGTCACCATATTGTGCTTTACTGCGTTCTCTAACAGCAACTGCAATGCTAATGGCACAACTTTACTTTCTGGATTTGAAGCTTTATCCGGAATTTCGAAAATAATACTATCCTCAAATCGCATTTTTAAAAGTGACATATAGGTTCTCGCAAAATTTAGCTCTTCATCTACAGTTACTAATTCTTTACTTTTCTGTTCTAAAACATAGCGATAAACCTTAGATAGTGATGTCGTAAACTTTTGAGCATTGCTAGGATTTTCTTCAATTAAACTCGTTAATACATTTAAGCTATTAAACAAAAAATGAGGATCTAATTGATTCTTTAAAGCATCAAACTTTGCGCTCGCCGTAACTGCAATGACCTTTTGCTCTTTTACTTTAGTTTTTTGTAATTCTTTATAATAATAAACCGCATGAAAGAATAGTGAAATAACCAATGTAATAAGCAGCGAACTAAAATAAAACTCAAGTTTTTCATCATTAACAAACTCATACCATGTTTGACCTTCAATTGCAATTCTAATAAAAGCCCTAATAAAGAATATGGAGATTAAAGTTAGGGTAACCGAACCAAAGAAACCAATGGCTATTTGATATTTTCTGTAGCGCTCCCAGACAACTTGATCATTGAGATAACCAAAGAAATATGAGTTGACTAAAGTTAGTGGTATGGAATATATCAGGTAATAAGAAAACGAGCGAAAGAAATTTTCATTAAAAGCAATTTTAACACCCGAAAAATAGCCTATAACTTGGTCTACAAGCATTATCACAATACCTACTAGGATTCCTGATATAATATTTTTAAATAATTTCTTCATGTTTTATGTCCTTAAAATTGACCTTCTTACCACTTTATACCAAATTAGAACTATAGTGTTATTGTTATTACTTTGTTTTCTTTAAGCTCAAATTTTGCATCGTTCCATTTTGGTGGCCCCATAAAACCAGAGGCATCATTAGAGCACCCATAATCTTCTTTTGGAATCCCCATAAAATTAGAATCCATTTTACCATTATCATTTTCGTCATGGAAAATGGAAACCGCGTAAATGCCTGCTGGTATATTCTCAAAGGTGACTGAACACGACTTATTTTCTATCTCACTTTTTATGCCTTTAAATCTTTTTTTTAAAAAATCAGCTTCTGTATTATAAAGTCCTAAAAATATTTTGCCAGCATTACCTTTTGCATTCTTAGCGATAACCTTAATGCTATAATTTTCTTGAGCATTCATCTCAGTCATTACACTGCTAATGACTAGGATCACTATAATTTTAACGATTACATTCATGGGTTTGTGTTATTATTTGACACAAATATTGAAAACAACTAAGGATTTTTAAAACTAGTCTTACTGAATTGTAAAATTTTAATGATGAATCGTGATTTTAAGGGATTTAGTCGTAAAACACTAAATTCGTGAGGTTAGGTTTAAAGAATGCAATGTTCTTTTTGCTATAAAGTGGAATATTGAGGACTAAAAATAATCTTTTTTTGCTTTTATATTATTTATAGCAGCTTATGGTTGTTATTAAGATAATGAACCCACACCACCTAGTGTATCCGAAGTTGGAGATGTTGGATCCGAAGTAGGTCTTGTTTTTTATGATTTAGGCAATTATGATAGCGGATGGAGATATATCGAAGCTAGCCTACATGATATGGAAGGATTTGAATGGGGATGTTTTAATTCTCCAATTAGTGATGCTCGTAATATTAACATAGGAACTGAACTTGAAAACACAATCGCTATTGTAACATTTCATAATGAATTCAATACCTTTTATGATAATCCAGAGCAATGTTCTTCTATTAGTAATGGAACTGTTCCAGCGAAGGCTTGTCTAGAATTAGTAATAGAAGGCTTTGATAATTGGCCTTTACCTCTAGAAGGAGAATTGCTCTTGATATATGAAAATTTGCATTTGAATGGTCTTGGAAATTTTGACGTAGATTCAATACTTAATTGGAATTCAACTGATCATGATGATAATACCGTTACTGCGACTGATTTTTAAAATGGAGACCAAGGTTGGAATCCTAAACATGTTGATTCTGGTGTAATGAAAGTAAGAGTCGTTAGATATTTTTAAATGAGTGCATAACGTGGGTTACAAGTAATACCAAATTAGACCTATAATGACGTAATAAATCGTTTCTTTTTCGCCTGCTTTTCATCAAAAATAATTACCGTAACTAAGTCTATGCTAGTTATTTTTGATTTCAATCAATCAAAAAATAATTCAATTTATTTATACGGCATTATAAATATAATTTGGTATTAATAGCTCCAAAGCGGCAGAAATTTATACTAGAGTTTTAGCGATGAATACAAAGTCTGTTGGATACTATGTATGAAAGTGTTAGCTTAGATAAAAATAAAACAACGTCCTAAATAGATATATACCCTATAATGAAGTCTTAAATAGGGTTTATACGGATGTTGTAGTGCATTAAAAACCGAACGAAAACTGAATGAAAATATTTGCAATAAGTGGACTTGGTGCTGATAAAAGAGTTTTTAAATACTTAACTATTGAACACGATTTGATTCCAATTGAATGGATAAAACCAAAGAAAAAAGAGTCAATTATTGAATATTCAAAACGTTTAATTAAAGAATACGGTATCGAAAATGAACAAGAATTCGGAATTTTAGGAGTAAGCTTTGGAGGATTAATTGCAACTGAAATAAGCAAGCTAACTAAACCAAAATTTACGATTTTAATTTCTTCAGTAGAAACAAGAACTGAATTAAGCGGAATTATAAAAATTGCTGGAAAATCAAAGCTGATTGAATTAATTCCTGAAAAATTATTAAATCCATCAAAAGCAATTGCTCGCTTTATGTTCGGAACTGGAAAGAAGGAATTATTGAATTCAATTTTGGCTGATACAGACTTGAATTTTACAAAATGGGCAATTAGAGAATTAATGAATTGGAAAAATCAATCACGATTGCCGAATTTGATTAAAATTGGTGGAACAAAAGACAAATTACTTCCGCCAAAAGGGGAGAACACAATTTTAATTGACAAAGGAGAGCATTTTATGATAGTTGATAAGGCTTAAAAAATAAGTGAAATAATAAATGGAAAAATAAAAACGCACTACAACACCGTGTAAATTTAATTGCTTACTTCTAGCCTACTTACGAAAGTCCTTGCGGACTTTCAATCTGTGATTTATTTATTAACTTCACTACTTAAAACACGCAACTAAACTTACACAAATACGTTGCCAATAATTTGAATCTAACATACTCTCCAAAATAAAATTTCAATTTTCTGTCATATTTTTAAAAAGGCTGTCACTAAAAGAATAGAGACACATTAAAACAGGTGTGCATTAAATTTTGAGAATATGGAAAACATAAAAAAAGCAAAACAGTTTTTAAGCAACACATTAATTATTAATAGCATAGTTTGGGCAACAGTGATGATTGTTTCTTCCCTTATTTTAGGAGAAGAATACAAAAAAATTAACTTTGTTTTGTTAGGTGGATTTTTTATCGAGTTTTTAAGATACAGTTCGACAAAAAACAAATTGGAAAAGACCACATCAAAAAAAGACTAAACTAACAACACTATTTTTGATATCTTTAAATACATGAGTAATTCACAAGATACTTTTGAGCAACTACTTAAAGAGAACAAGCATAAAATTTACAGAATTTGTAGAATTTATGCTACCGCTCCAATAGAGCCTCAAGATCTTTTTCAGGAAGTCATTTTTCAAATATGGAAATCTCTTAATAATTTCAAAGGCAAATCTTCTATCGATACTTGGGTGTATAGAATTGCACTTAATGTGTGCTTGCGTTCCAAAATGAAGCTAGACAAAAGCAATGAGAAAACAGCACGGTATGATGCCATTCACTTTACACCAGTTACAGAAACTATAGACCCTTTTGAAGAAGAGAAATTTAAATATTTAAAAGCATGTATTGCAACTTTAAATGAATGTGATACGTCCATTATTGTATTGTATTTAGATGAATTGTCTTATAAAGAAATCGCAGAAATAACAGGACTATCAGAAAATCATATTGCAGTAAAAATGAAGAGAATACGAAAAAAATTGTTTGACTGTATTACACCAAAAATCAATTAATATGTTAGAACAAGAACTAAAAAATATCTGGAAAAATTCTTCGAAAACAGCTCAAATAAGTATAGAGACTGATCGATTGGTAAAAGAGTTTGATACAAAGATGACAAACATTCAAAAGAAAATAAGAAAAAGAGATGTCAGAGAGATTTCTGCTTCTGTATTTGGGATACTAATTTTTAGCTTTTTTGCGTATGAAATTCCGTTTCCAATTACCAAGTTTTCTTGTTCCTTATCTATTCTGTGGTTTGTATATGTGATATATAAATTTAGAAAATCAAATCAACAGAATACATCTGAGAATCTATCATTACCGCTTAAACAGCAATTAGCTCATAAAAAACAGCTCATGCAGCACCAACAAAAACTATTAGATTCTGCAGGGTATTGGTATGCTGGTCCTTCGTTTATTACAAACCTTATATTTATTATCGGATTGCAGAATCCTGCTGATTATAATTGGACCAATCAAATAGCAGAAAGCCTACTTCCCCTAACAGTTAACGCAAAAGCAGGCACGATAATCGGCCTAGGAATCTTTTACCTCCTTGTTATTTGGGTCCACAAAATAGCTGCTAAAAGAGACGTACAGCCAATTTTAAAAAACATCGAGGTTATTCAGCAACAACTGAACAACTCAAATTAATACAACTACAATGAAAATATATATATTATTTATACTAACATTTCTACTGGTAAATATCGCGGTAGCACAAAATGAAACTACTATTTCAAAAACCGTAGCTAACGAATTTCAAGAAAAATATAATGCTAAGGACTACGAAGGTGTTTTTACCATGTTCGCTAAAGAGATGAAAGATTTTATGCCACATGATAAAGCACTTGCTTTTTTAAACGGATTACACACTGAGGCTGGTAATATAAAAGAAAGAATATTTATGAAATATCACCAAGCCAATGTTGCGCTTTACAAAACAACTTTTGAACGTGTTGTAGTGGCATTGTTTATTTCTGTTGATGCAAATTCTAAGATTAATGGCTTGATGGTAAAACCCTATGTTACTGAGAAATTACCCGAACTTAAAAGGAATATTTCTAAGTTAATCTTGCCTTTTAATGAGGAGTGGACGGTTTTTTGGGGTGGAGACACCAAAGAACAAAACTACCATGTTGCTTACAAATCTCAAAAGAATGCATTCGATATGATTATTACTAATGCAGCTGGAAAAAGCCATAAAAACGACGGGAAGAACAACGAAGATTATTATGCCTTTGGTAAAGACTTAATTGCTCCTGCAAGCGGCGAAGTTGTGCTGGTTGTAGATGGTGTTAAAGACAACAAACCTGGAGTAACAAACCCTAATTATGTACCTGGTAATACTGTAATTATAAAAACGAGTAACAACGAATATTTGTTCTTTGCACATTTTAAACAACATTCTATAAAAGTGAAACAAGGACAAAAAATCCAACAAGGTGATTTGCTAGGTTTGTGTGGAAATTCGGGTAATACTACAGAGCCACATTTACATTTTCATATTCAGAATGTAGAAGATATGAATATTGCTACTGGAGCAAAAGCATATTTTGAAGAAATTTTAGTTAATGGCGAATTAATAAAGGAACATTCACCTGTTAAATTTGAGAAAGTAAAAAACAAATAAAAACTATTGCCAATAACTAAGCATATGGCTTGCCGATAGGCCAAAGCTATATGATTTGTTGACTGATCCGGTATTTTTAAATAAGGGGGAATTCGATGAGTTGGCAGGAACCTTACAAGAGGAGAAGGTTGTTTTTAGAGTGCTTTGCATCCCTTTTTATTCAGTTGCTTATCTAAATAAGGTACTTTTTAGGGAGATCATGCTTTTTTTGTGTGAGAATCTGCTGTTTTTTATCATTTTCCTTCAGTTTGGGCACTGGTAAGTCAAGGCTCTTTTTAGAACTGTTTTTTAATTTTTGTATTCCAGTTTATCCTTTATAATTTTTTTGTAATCCTTTGGTGGACCACGACTGTCAAAGGTAAAAAGTGTGATTAATGTCTCTTTTTTACAACTCGGACAACAGCGATATAGAGATTTCTCTTGAGCGGCAAAGGTTATTATGTGAGCCAAGTTTTTATCTCTTAATTGCAATTGTAATAGCGGTAACTTCTCTTTTTTCCAACTGCTGCTCAAAAACTTATAATGCCTTATTCGAGTAAAGCCTTTGGAAAGAATATGGAGTTGGAAACGCCGTATAAACTCTTTAGTGGAGAGTGTTAGTGTGGTTTTATTTTTAATGATCTTATAGCAATCATTACTCGACGGACTACTAAGCAAATTTTGCATTTATTTTTACAACATCTCAACGAGGACATAACTTTAAGCTATCCGTTCTTAACGGTTAAATGATTAAAAAAGTTTTTTTTAAAGTCTGTTTTAACTAATTTAGGAGACCAAGGCGTAATTAATCTATGACTAAAAATAACGAAAGCAACTAAAGATCAAGGTATATCGCAAAATTTTAAAAGCACCAACGCTATGCCTTAGAACATCCCACACACTTTACCCTGTGGAACGAGAAACAAGCTTAAGACATATCGGGGCTGCTTTAGCTCATAATTCCTCCAAAATCACAGAAATTTACACTAAAGTTTTAGCGATGAATAACAAAACGATAAAAATATTAGATATTATACAAAAAAGTGTTAATTTAGTTTGCAATATGAAATAACGATTAATAGATATATACCCAATACTAAAGTTTTGAGTATGGTTTATACTGATGTTGTGGTGCATAAAAAAAACTAGAAGAAACATAACAAAAGGTTTAATTTAATACCTTTGGAAACAATATGAAATATCCCTTAGAAAACTTAACAGATACTGAATTTGAAAGCCTTACAGCATTAATATGCAGTGAGATTTTAGGAACAGGAACTGTAGTTTTCTCGGTTGGAAAGGATGGCGGAAAAGATGCAAGATTCAATGGTAAAGCAAATAGTTTCCCTAGTAAATCTGAACCTTGGAATGGTAAAATCATAATTCAAGCAAAACACACCCAGCGACCAGATGCAAGTTGTTCTGATAGTGATTTCCAATCAATTTTAAAAAAAAGCGTAATACCTGCCATAAACAAACTTAAAGACAATAGCGAAATAGATAATTATTTACTTTTTACAAATAGAAAACTCAGTGGAATACAAGATACAAAAATTGAAGATATTTTTGATGAAAAAACTGAAATAGAGAATAGATTAATTGGATTAGAAACAATGGAACTTTGGCTAAAACAATACCCGTTTATTGCAAAAACTTTAAATCTTAATAAACTTCTCCTTCCTCTTAGTTTTGATGAAAATGATTTAAAAGAAATAATTAATTCATTTAGTAAAATACATAATAAGAAAGGTGACTTGCCAAAAATCCCAAAAAGGGATATTGAGAAGAAAAATGAATTAAATAATTTAAGTAAAGGGTATTTTGACAATGCCATTAAAAAGAATCTTATTTATTTAGATCAAATTAGAGATTTTCTAATGAATCCAATAAATTCAGAGTATTTGAACCAATATGAAAATACCATTGATGATATAAATGAAGAAATTATCATACATAGAAATGAATTTGATAAGTTCGATTTGATTTTTAACTATTTATACAAATTTATAATTGAAAACAACCTAGAATTAAAAAGCAATCGTAGTTTGGTTCGCCTTTTTCTTCATTATATGTATTACAATTGTGATATTGGTATTAACGAATAATATATGCTAACACCAACAAAACATACTAACATCAAATTTTCCGTCATATATATATCAGGAAAAATATTATTGTTTTTGACAAAAGAAACAATAATTAAATATGACGATTTAAAAGAAATGTTGGTACACGAAATCGGAGTTAAGGCAAAAAATAATGTTGATTTTGCACTAACTCTTTTATATGCAATTGGTAAGGTTGAATATTTAAAAAATATTGATGCTGTAAAACTATTAAGCAACAAGAATGAAAATTAGTAAAATTTATTCTAACAAAAATTTCAAGAACATTGAGTTTAATGATAAATTCAATGCGATTATTGCATTCATAGAAAGTGATAAAAAAGACGACACTCATAATTTAGGCAAAACTTCTTTAATAAGAGTTATTGATTTTTTACTCTTGTCAGGCTTTGACAAAAACACTGATAAATTACTCGGAAATAATATTTTTATTGGTCAAGAATTTTATGGGGAACTAAAATTAAATAGCAGTAAATATTTGATAATAAAACGTTCCATAAACACCCCAACTAAAATATCTTTTAAACTAAATGACTCAAAACTAGATGATTTTAAATTCGATATTGATTGGGATGAAGAACTAACCTTAAAAAAAGCAAAAGCGAGATTAAATGAATACTTAGACTTTAGTATTTTACCAAATTGGGATTACAGGAAATCAATAACCTATTTTTTAAGAAGTCAACAAGACTACTTAGACGTTTTTAAACTAAATAAATTTAAGGGAAAGCATAAAGATTGGAAACCTTTTGTTTTTGATTTACTTGGGTTTAATGGGGAACTGATTTTAGAAAAATTAGAAGTTGAGGAAGAAATAGATGACTTAAAGAAAAAAATACAAACTTTAAGATTAGAAGCACAAATAGACACCTCAGAAAAGGATCGGTTAGAAGGGCTTTTGGAAATTAAAAAAAATGAACTTTCTGAAATTAAAGATCAAATAGATAAATTCAATTTTTTCAAAGAAGACATTCAAACAAACAGTTATCTTGTAGAAGAGATAGACGTAAAACTTCAAGCATTTAATACTGATAGGTATAGAATTTCTTATGAAATCAACAAAATAGAATCATCATTATCTGACATAAATGATGATGTTGATGATAATGCAATTAATAGTTTGTTTAATGAAGTAAATCTGTATTACCCTGAACAATTAAAAAAAGAATATAATGATTTAATCAATTTCCAAAAATCATTAACTATTGAACGTAAAAAATATCTTTCAGAAACTCTAAGTCAGTTAAAAATTGAGTATTCGGATTTAAACTTAAATATTAAAGAAATTGAAAATCAAAAAGGTGATTTATTGTCGTTACTAACTCAAAAAGATAGTTACCATAAGTTCAAAGAATATCAGAAAAAAACAATTGGATTAGAAGTTGATATTGAAAGAATTAAAGATAAACTTAAAGCAATTGATAGTTCTTTAATAATAGAAAATGACATTAAGGAAAAGCGAGAATTAATAAAGGATAATATTTCAAAGTTAAAGGAATCACTATCTGAAAGAAAGCATTCAAGTATTAATAAAATTTTCAATTCAATTATAAAAGAAATAATAGATACTAATGCTCTAATTTCATTGAAATTAAACAATCAAGGAAATGTTGAATTTAACGCTGATTATCAAAATAAAATAGATTTAATTAAAACTTCTGAATCACAAGGAACGACATATAAAAAATTGCTTTGTGTTGCATTTGACTTATCACTGTTAGTTAATTTTTCAGATAGATCATTCTTTAAATTTGTTTACCACGATGGAGTATTGGAAGGGTTGGATGATAGAATTAAAATTAGATATATCAAAATAGTAAAAGACTTCTGTGA
It contains:
- a CDS encoding histidine kinase; the protein is MKKLFKNIISGILVGIVIMLVDQVIGYFSGVKIAFNENFFRSFSYYLIYSIPLTLVNSYFFGYLNDQVVWERYRKYQIAIGFFGSVTLTLISIFFIRAFIRIAIEGQTWYEFVNDEKLEFYFSSLLITLVISLFFHAVYYYKELQKTKVKEQKVIAVTASAKFDALKNQLDPHFLFNSLNVLTSLIEENPSNAQKFTTSLSKVYRYVLEQKSKELVTVDEELNFARTYMSLLKMRFEDSIIFEIPDKASNPESKVVPLALQLLLENAVKHNMVTSSKPLHIKIYEDGDHLVVMNNLQLKQIVKKSGGVGLENIKQRYQLLSERKVHINQRDKDFAVAIPMLTKQVSIMRTTQKSKARLNDDYVRARKRVEELKDFYYSLMSYCIVIPFLIFIWYRFSQNTIQWFWFPTAGWGLNLAFQAYRVFVDKGTFGINWEQRKIEEYMQKDDKSN
- a CDS encoding DUF2141 domain-containing protein, which produces MNAQENYSIKVIAKNAKGNAGKIFLGLYNTEADFLKKRFKGIKSEIENKSCSVTFENIPAGIYAVSIFHDENDNGKMDSNFMGIPKEDYGCSNDASGFMGPPKWNDAKFELKENKVITITL
- a CDS encoding RNA polymerase sigma factor — translated: MSNSQDTFEQLLKENKHKIYRICRIYATAPIEPQDLFQEVIFQIWKSLNNFKGKSSIDTWVYRIALNVCLRSKMKLDKSNEKTARYDAIHFTPVTETIDPFEEEKFKYLKACIATLNECDTSIIVLYLDELSYKEIAEITGLSENHIAVKMKRIRKKLFDCITPKIN
- a CDS encoding peptidoglycan DD-metalloendopeptidase family protein, whose amino-acid sequence is MKIYILFILTFLLVNIAVAQNETTISKTVANEFQEKYNAKDYEGVFTMFAKEMKDFMPHDKALAFLNGLHTEAGNIKERIFMKYHQANVALYKTTFERVVVALFISVDANSKINGLMVKPYVTEKLPELKRNISKLILPFNEEWTVFWGGDTKEQNYHVAYKSQKNAFDMIITNAAGKSHKNDGKNNEDYYAFGKDLIAPASGEVVLVVDGVKDNKPGVTNPNYVPGNTVIIKTSNNEYLFFAHFKQHSIKVKQGQKIQQGDLLGLCGNSGNTTEPHLHFHIQNVEDMNIATGAKAYFEEILVNGELIKEHSPVKFEKVKNK
- a CDS encoding ABC-three component system protein, with protein sequence MKYPLENLTDTEFESLTALICSEILGTGTVVFSVGKDGGKDARFNGKANSFPSKSEPWNGKIIIQAKHTQRPDASCSDSDFQSILKKSVIPAINKLKDNSEIDNYLLFTNRKLSGIQDTKIEDIFDEKTEIENRLIGLETMELWLKQYPFIAKTLNLNKLLLPLSFDENDLKEIINSFSKIHNKKGDLPKIPKRDIEKKNELNNLSKGYFDNAIKKNLIYLDQIRDFLMNPINSEYLNQYENTIDDINEEIIIHRNEFDKFDLIFNYLYKFIIENNLELKSNRSLVRLFLHYMYYNCDIGINE
- a CDS encoding ABC-three component system middle component 8 yields the protein MLTPTKHTNIKFSVIYISGKILLFLTKETIIKYDDLKEMLVHEIGVKAKNNVDFALTLLYAIGKVEYLKNIDAVKLLSNKNEN
- a CDS encoding DUF2326 domain-containing protein yields the protein MKISKIYSNKNFKNIEFNDKFNAIIAFIESDKKDDTHNLGKTSLIRVIDFLLLSGFDKNTDKLLGNNIFIGQEFYGELKLNSSKYLIIKRSINTPTKISFKLNDSKLDDFKFDIDWDEELTLKKAKARLNEYLDFSILPNWDYRKSITYFLRSQQDYLDVFKLNKFKGKHKDWKPFVFDLLGFNGELILEKLEVEEEIDDLKKKIQTLRLEAQIDTSEKDRLEGLLEIKKNELSEIKDQIDKFNFFKEDIQTNSYLVEEIDVKLQAFNTDRYRISYEINKIESSLSDINDDVDDNAINSLFNEVNLYYPEQLKKEYNDLINFQKSLTIERKKYLSETLSQLKIEYSDLNLNIKEIENQKGDLLSLLTQKDSYHKFKEYQKKTIGLEVDIERIKDKLKAIDSSLIIENDIKEKRELIKDNISKLKESLSERKHSSINKIFNSIIKEIIDTNALISLKLNNQGNVEFNADYQNKIDLIKTSESQGTTYKKLLCVAFDLSLLVNFSDRSFFKFVYHDGVLEGLDDRIKIRYIKIVKDFCEKYDLQYIVTLIDSDLPKDMPDLIEDKDICLRLNDKDANGKLFLNSF